One Clostridium sp. CM027 genomic window carries:
- a CDS encoding ABC transporter ATP-binding protein, producing MNYHSLTAETPALKHISFSVEEGHFLSIVGPSGCGKSTLLNIIAGLITPSYGEIVIKSHDNSSSLSKIGYMFQKDQLFDWLTIWDNVLLGLKINHRITDDNKEMVKNILISYNLWEFRNHHPRELSGGMRQRVALIRTLALSPEVLLLDEPFSALDYQTRLNISDEVYEIIKKEKKTTIMVTHDISEAIAMSDEIIILSNRPAVIVKEMNIEFGEDFPCPLKRREAPNFRVYFNEIWKELNSNADSK from the coding sequence ATGAATTATCACTCTTTAACTGCAGAAACTCCTGCTTTAAAGCATATCTCATTTAGTGTAGAAGAAGGTCACTTTTTAAGTATTGTAGGCCCTTCTGGCTGTGGTAAATCTACGCTGTTAAATATAATAGCAGGCTTAATTACTCCGTCATATGGCGAAATAGTAATTAAAAGTCACGATAATAGCTCAAGCCTTTCAAAAATTGGATATATGTTTCAAAAGGATCAATTATTCGACTGGTTAACCATATGGGACAATGTACTTTTGGGTCTCAAAATTAACCACCGTATTACAGATGACAATAAGGAAATGGTAAAAAATATTTTAATAAGCTATAACCTCTGGGAATTTAGAAATCATCATCCTAGAGAATTATCCGGAGGCATGCGCCAAAGAGTTGCTTTAATTCGCACCCTAGCTTTAAGCCCCGAAGTCCTTCTTTTAGATGAGCCTTTCTCAGCTTTAGACTACCAAACTAGATTAAACATTAGTGATGAAGTTTATGAAATTATAAAAAAAGAAAAAAAGACTACTATAATGGTAACTCATGATATTTCTGAAGCTATCGCTATGTCAGATGAAATTATTATCCTTTCAAATCGACCTGCTGTAATCGTTAAAGAGATGAATATTGAATTTGGAGAAGATTTCCCTTGTCCTCTCAAGCGTCGAGAAGCTCCAAATTTCAGAGTTTACTTCAATGAAATTTGGAAGGAGTTGAATAGCAATGCTGATTCAAAGTGA
- a CDS encoding DEAD/DEAH box helicase translates to MDKLKFDELGLSESVLHAIQDLKFEYPSDIQAKAIPVVLDGFDIIGQAQTGTGKTLAFGAPILSLMERPNGKVQAIIMSPTRELAVQVAEELSRIARHERIKILPIYGGQSIDRQISALKRGVDIVVGTPGRLLDHIRKGTLKLANAKFLVLDEADEMLNMGFIEDIESIISNLSEDRQTLLFSATMPRAIKILSKKYMHPETKLIAIEKKSLTVSKIEQYYYEVNPKNKFESLCRILDVDAPKTCILFCKTKKGVDELVDALQPRGYTVEGMHGDMKQSQRMNTLKKFKDGNLNFLIATDVAARGIDVENVTHVINYDLPQDSESYIHRIGRTGRAGKEGTAYSLITRREASAIRQIERDTKSIIAKKTVPTITDIFAAKSETILDSIKLVLKENLYENFLPLGQNLIKEFGDEDVAASLIKIIFDKEVNYNYADDATTTTTDNVRLFLSIGRMDEVMTKDIISFLCETANINKNELGRIDILDKFSFLDVPANLVDSILNNSSGKKLNSRKVNIEVAKSRR, encoded by the coding sequence ATTGACAAACTTAAATTTGATGAACTAGGACTAAGCGAATCCGTACTCCACGCTATACAAGATCTAAAATTTGAATATCCATCTGATATTCAAGCAAAAGCTATTCCAGTTGTACTAGATGGCTTTGATATTATAGGTCAAGCTCAAACAGGAACTGGTAAAACATTAGCCTTTGGTGCACCTATTTTAAGCCTAATGGAAAGACCAAATGGAAAAGTTCAAGCAATAATAATGTCTCCAACAAGAGAACTTGCTGTCCAAGTTGCTGAAGAACTTTCACGTATTGCAAGACATGAAAGAATTAAAATATTACCAATCTATGGTGGCCAATCTATTGATAGACAAATATCCGCTTTAAAAAGAGGAGTAGATATTGTAGTTGGAACTCCAGGAAGATTATTAGATCATATTAGAAAAGGCACTTTAAAACTCGCTAATGCTAAGTTTCTTGTTTTAGATGAAGCTGACGAAATGTTAAACATGGGCTTTATTGAAGATATTGAAAGCATTATAAGTAATTTAAGTGAAGATAGACAGACTTTACTTTTCTCAGCTACTATGCCAAGAGCTATTAAAATATTGTCAAAAAAATATATGCATCCTGAAACAAAGCTTATTGCAATAGAAAAGAAATCTTTGACTGTTTCTAAGATTGAACAATATTATTATGAAGTAAACCCAAAAAATAAATTTGAATCATTATGTAGAATTCTTGACGTTGATGCTCCTAAGACTTGTATACTATTCTGTAAAACTAAGAAGGGTGTAGATGAATTAGTTGATGCATTACAACCTAGAGGTTATACAGTAGAAGGTATGCACGGAGACATGAAACAAAGTCAAAGAATGAATACTCTTAAAAAATTCAAAGATGGTAATCTGAATTTCTTAATTGCAACAGATGTAGCTGCAAGAGGAATCGACGTTGAAAATGTTACTCATGTAATAAACTATGATTTACCACAAGATAGCGAATCATATATACATAGAATTGGTAGAACAGGTAGAGCTGGTAAAGAAGGCACAGCTTATAGTCTTATTACAAGACGAGAAGCATCTGCTATAAGACAAATTGAACGTGATACTAAAAGTATCATCGCTAAAAAAACTGTACCTACTATAACAGATATATTCGCTGCAAAATCAGAAACTATTTTAGATTCTATAAAATTAGTTCTAAAAGAAAATTTATATGAAAACTTTCTTCCACTAGGACAAAATCTTATAAAAGAATTTGGTGATGAAGATGTAGCTGCTTCCCTAATCAAAATTATTTTTGATAAAGAAGTTAACTATAACTATGCAGATGATGCTACAACTACAACTACAGATAATGTTAGACTATTCTTATCTATAGGAAGAATGGATGAAGTTATGACTAAAGATATTATATCTTTCCTATGCGAGACTGCTAACATTAATAAAAATGAACTTGGCCGCATTGATATTTTAGATAAATTTTCTTTCTTAGATGTTCCTGCGAACTTAGTAGATTCTATTCTAAACAATAGTTCAGGTAAGAAATTAAATAGTAGAAAAGTAAATATTGAAGTAGCTAAATCTAGAAGATAG
- the recX gene encoding recombination regulator RecX gives MSSIITKIEIQKKNKRRVNIYMDGEYAFACDAELIYIHNITKGRVMDKQNLEDIASEDNYIKGKTCALHFLERSNKSAKQVVDKLTIKEFDTKTIDRVLEFLKRYDFIDDKRFVELFIKEKIRSSGKNKIKFDLLKKSLPKELIKEELNKITNEQQLETALKLGEKKIVTISKSEKDTKKLYKKTSDYLARSGYDYEIIKEVLAKITENDKGEESCDNAPSEDTYQEDYDKLYELASKRYSILIKSESHKIKLYKKLGDYLLRRGFQWDQIKKVLKDLINGTEDIVNESGDRSV, from the coding sequence TTGAGTAGTATTATAACAAAAATTGAAATACAAAAAAAAAATAAGCGGAGAGTTAACATCTATATGGATGGCGAATATGCATTTGCTTGTGATGCAGAACTTATATATATCCATAATATTACAAAAGGCAGAGTTATGGACAAACAGAATTTAGAAGATATAGCTAGTGAAGATAATTATATTAAGGGGAAAACCTGCGCACTTCACTTTTTGGAGAGAAGCAATAAATCGGCTAAACAAGTAGTTGATAAATTAACGATAAAGGAATTTGATACTAAAACTATAGATAGAGTACTGGAGTTTTTAAAGCGGTATGATTTTATTGATGATAAGCGGTTTGTTGAATTATTTATAAAAGAAAAAATCAGGTCTAGTGGTAAAAATAAAATAAAGTTTGATTTATTAAAAAAATCTCTTCCAAAAGAATTAATTAAAGAAGAACTTAATAAGATAACTAATGAGCAACAGCTCGAAACAGCTTTGAAATTAGGCGAAAAAAAAATCGTTACAATATCTAAGAGTGAGAAGGATACAAAAAAACTTTATAAAAAAACATCAGACTATTTAGCTCGCAGTGGATATGATTACGAAATAATTAAAGAGGTTTTGGCTAAGATAACTGAAAATGACAAAGGAGAGGAATCATGCGATAATGCGCCCTCCGAAGATACTTATCAAGAAGATTATGATAAATTATACGAGTTAGCTAGTAAAAGATACAGCATATTAATCAAGTCAGAATCGCACAAAATAAAGCTATATAAAAAGCTAGGAGACTATCTTTTAAGAAGAGGATTCCAGTGGGATCAAATTAAAAAAGTATTAAAAGATTTAATTAATGGCACAGAAGATATTGTTAATGAAAGCGGTGATAGGAGTGTTTAA
- a CDS encoding tetratricopeptide repeat protein encodes MEYFQKANEIYNTKDYNRAIILYKKSAEMKDNEAGSLYNTAVCFIHLKKYEKAIPLLHAAISLRRESKYFFNLAYCYAMCVNKQKALYYFNTAWSLNNEDTDCEKAINLLLKSYRIAP; translated from the coding sequence ATGGAATACTTTCAAAAAGCTAACGAAATATACAATACTAAAGATTATAATAGAGCAATAATTCTCTATAAAAAATCCGCAGAAATGAAAGATAATGAGGCTGGTTCACTTTATAATACCGCAGTATGTTTTATTCACTTAAAAAAATACGAAAAGGCAATACCTTTATTGCATGCTGCTATAAGCCTGCGCCGTGAAAGCAAATATTTTTTCAACTTAGCTTACTGCTATGCTATGTGTGTTAACAAGCAAAAAGCATTATATTATTTCAATACAGCTTGGTCATTAAATAATGAAGATACAGATTGCGAAAAAGCCATTAATTTATTATTAAAAAGCTATAGAATAGCTCCCTAA
- a CDS encoding transglutaminase domain-containing protein has product MAQKILLMKAVIGVFKEPVSLILLLLFIYPIIKGFIYKFSSEHLKGGIEGVFQSISFLLSLCLGIYYTKKVLIQHNEGMYEKIYKSIPMNVIGFINSKPLVIYILIMPIVILIIYSVINFVISIISHITFYPLFDSIERKVRQKSVLFNRIIGAVFQLPKAICYVIVITFIFNFLSLLNITDTYNKYLEESQIYNYISKEVVIPLTNSKLAKKLPNVVDNSFKIVVKEASTLEPNLQNKPKGIIYYNGITLDQGVKSNDEINKFAITLAEGKSGTREKARVIYKWVGSEVAYSDEKANRVLNNDLEAKSGAIPTFNSKSGICFDYACLYVAMCRANNIKVRIITGQGFNGSNWVSHAWNQVYIEEENTWINVDPTFLIGGDYYDSKRFDIDHKGENIAGEW; this is encoded by the coding sequence ATGGCACAGAAGATATTGTTAATGAAAGCGGTGATAGGAGTGTTTAAAGAGCCCGTAAGCTTAATTTTACTGTTATTGTTTATATACCCAATAATTAAAGGGTTTATATATAAATTCTCATCGGAGCATTTAAAAGGTGGCATTGAGGGAGTTTTTCAAAGTATATCTTTTTTGCTTTCTTTATGTCTAGGTATTTATTATACGAAAAAAGTGCTTATTCAGCACAATGAAGGTATGTATGAGAAAATATATAAAAGTATACCAATGAATGTTATAGGGTTTATTAATAGCAAACCATTAGTGATTTATATATTAATAATGCCAATAGTGATATTAATAATTTATAGTGTTATAAATTTTGTAATTAGTATTATTTCTCACATTACTTTTTATCCTTTATTTGATAGCATAGAGCGCAAAGTAAGGCAAAAAAGTGTTTTATTTAATAGAATTATAGGTGCAGTATTTCAGTTGCCTAAAGCAATATGTTATGTAATTGTTATTACTTTCATATTTAATTTTCTATCACTTCTTAATATAACTGATACATATAATAAGTATTTGGAAGAATCACAAATATATAATTATATATCCAAAGAGGTAGTTATTCCATTGACTAATTCAAAGCTTGCAAAAAAGCTTCCGAATGTTGTAGATAACTCTTTTAAAATTGTAGTAAAAGAGGCTTCTACTTTAGAACCTAATTTACAAAACAAGCCAAAAGGTATAATTTATTATAATGGTATTACTCTGGATCAAGGGGTTAAGTCTAATGATGAAATTAATAAGTTTGCAATTACCCTGGCTGAAGGTAAAAGTGGTACAAGGGAGAAAGCAAGGGTTATTTATAAATGGGTAGGTAGTGAAGTAGCTTATAGCGATGAAAAAGCAAATAGAGTATTAAATAACGATTTAGAAGCGAAATCTGGTGCCATCCCAACTTTTAACTCTAAAAGTGGTATATGTTTTGATTATGCATGTCTATATGTAGCTATGTGCAGAGCTAATAATATAAAGGTGAGAATTATAACAGGCCAAGGATTCAACGGAAGTAATTGGGTTAGCCATGCTTGGAATCAAGTATATATAGAGGAAGAAAACACCTGGATTAATGTAGATCCAACATTTTTAATTGGTGGGGATTATTATGATAGTAAAAGATTTGATATAGACCATAAAGGAGAGAATATAGCTGGAGAATGGTAA
- a CDS encoding pitrilysin family protein has translation MSKEIFNTKQTQLSNGIKLITIKKDSQISAVHVGVNIGSLFEEKNEKGIAHFIEHMLFKGTEGRTNEELNSNLENLGGEYNAYTDFNCTVYTATILNEELENSLTLLGDMLLNSTFPIDEIEKERGVILAEIRTINDDIEDLSFKRINEIAFKYSPLREDTIGSENIIKKVTRKQLVDFYNKYYLPNNSFISIVSSFEHEDIINMVNKYFGDWTKRKFEKKKITFEHHKSIKKISYKKEIEQCTILYLYTFNGLSKDEELALRILNYKFGESSNSILFRELREERGLSYDVYTHLDTSNNVKILYIYTSVSEENVEEAIDVIDTAIKDIESKKIVFDDNTIALMKKIMKTAIASTLEDSTDLGSYVIHQAMDDEDIYQFTDDMDNMENIKSEDLYNISRKVLQEPTIHIFLPEKRV, from the coding sequence ATGAGTAAAGAAATTTTTAATACAAAACAAACACAATTAAGTAATGGTATTAAACTTATTACTATTAAAAAGGATAGTCAAATTTCAGCAGTTCATGTTGGAGTAAACATAGGTTCTCTTTTTGAAGAAAAAAATGAAAAGGGAATAGCACATTTTATAGAACACATGCTTTTTAAAGGAACTGAGGGTAGAACTAACGAAGAACTAAACAGCAATCTAGAAAATTTAGGTGGGGAATATAATGCATACACGGATTTTAATTGTACAGTATATACTGCTACAATTTTAAATGAAGAATTAGAGAACTCGTTAACACTTCTCGGAGATATGCTATTAAATTCAACCTTTCCAATTGATGAAATTGAAAAGGAAAGGGGTGTAATACTCGCTGAAATTAGAACGATTAATGATGACATTGAAGATTTAAGCTTTAAGAGAATTAATGAAATTGCTTTTAAATATAGTCCACTTAGAGAAGATACTATTGGTAGCGAAAATATTATAAAAAAAGTTACAAGAAAGCAACTTGTTGATTTTTATAACAAATATTACTTGCCTAATAATTCATTCATATCTATTGTATCGTCGTTTGAACATGAGGATATAATAAACATGGTTAACAAATATTTTGGTGATTGGACAAAGAGGAAATTTGAAAAGAAAAAAATAACTTTTGAACATCATAAGTCTATAAAAAAAATCTCATATAAAAAAGAAATTGAGCAATGCACTATACTGTATTTATATACCTTTAATGGACTATCTAAAGATGAGGAATTAGCACTTAGAATATTAAACTATAAATTTGGAGAAAGTTCTAATTCTATATTATTTAGAGAACTTCGAGAAGAAAGAGGATTGTCATATGATGTTTACACTCATTTAGATACTTCAAATAACGTTAAAATATTATATATTTATACATCGGTGTCAGAAGAAAATGTAGAGGAAGCAATCGATGTAATAGATACTGCTATTAAAGATATTGAAAGTAAAAAAATAGTTTTTGACGATAATACGATAGCCTTGATGAAAAAAATAATGAAAACTGCTATAGCTTCAACCTTAGAGGACTCAACAGACCTTGGAAGTTATGTAATACATCAAGCTATGGACGATGAAGATATATATCAGTTTACTGATGATATGGATAACATGGAGAATATTAAAAGTGAAGACCTATATAATATTTCAAGAAAAGTATTGCAGGAGCCAACAATTCACATATTTTTACCAGAAAAGAGAGTGTAA
- a CDS encoding ABC transporter permease: MLIQSDEQKNYIKNVKREKYTIIFTRIIILIVFFSLWEIAGRLKWIDSFLTSTPSKMYNSFIQIYNEGTLLTHISVTCFETITGFLLGTILGALIAVLLWWSDFVSKVLDPYLIVLNALPKVALAPIIIFWVGNGVKAIIVIALLISIVVTIISILSGFREVDEDKIKLLKTFGASKYQILINLIIPSSIGAFISALKINVGLSWVGVIMGEFLVAKEGLGFLIIYGGQVSQLDMVMMSIVILSILAYLMYEMVALFEKKVVNKNK; this comes from the coding sequence ATGCTGATTCAAAGTGATGAGCAAAAGAATTATATCAAAAATGTAAAAAGAGAGAAATACACTATTATTTTCACAAGGATAATAATACTAATTGTTTTTTTTAGCCTTTGGGAAATAGCTGGCAGACTTAAATGGATTGATTCCTTTTTAACAAGCACACCGTCAAAAATGTATAATTCCTTTATACAAATATATAATGAAGGTACACTGCTAACTCATATATCAGTAACATGTTTTGAAACAATAACAGGTTTTTTACTTGGAACCATATTAGGGGCCTTAATTGCAGTCTTATTGTGGTGGTCCGATTTTGTTTCAAAAGTTTTGGATCCATACTTAATAGTATTAAATGCCTTGCCTAAAGTAGCTCTTGCACCTATTATTATATTTTGGGTAGGCAACGGGGTAAAGGCAATAATAGTAATCGCGCTTTTAATATCAATAGTTGTAACCATAATTAGCATACTAAGCGGTTTTAGAGAAGTGGATGAAGATAAAATTAAACTTTTAAAAACCTTCGGAGCTTCTAAATACCAAATATTAATTAATCTAATTATTCCTTCATCTATTGGAGCTTTTATTTCTGCACTTAAGATCAATGTAGGCCTCTCATGGGTGGGCGTAATTATGGGTGAGTTCTTAGTGGCTAAAGAAGGTTTAGGATTTTTAATAATCTATGGTGGTCAAGTTTCCCAACTAGATATGGTAATGATGAGCATAGTAATACTTTCTATCTTAGCTTATCTTATGTATGAAATGGTTGCACTTTTCGAAAAAAAAGTGGTTAATAAAAACAAATAA
- a CDS encoding QueT transporter family protein — translation MNIKLNEGTMSVKIRKIVFAAMVAAIYVALTLSLSFFSFGVIQYRIAEGLTILPYFASFSIPGLLIGCIVSNIISPLGIMDMVFGSLATLIAAISTYYIGKSKLKFKRILAPLPAVVVNAIIIGILLKLLYVNDMPLIVCMLQVAWGELVCCYGIGLPLIYVIEKNSILRNFFK, via the coding sequence ATGAATATTAAATTAAATGAAGGAACTATGTCTGTAAAAATAAGAAAGATCGTTTTTGCAGCAATGGTGGCTGCTATTTATGTAGCCTTAACTCTAAGCTTATCGTTTTTCAGCTTTGGAGTTATTCAATATCGTATCGCTGAAGGACTTACTATTTTACCTTATTTTGCATCCTTTTCTATTCCTGGGCTGCTAATTGGTTGTATAGTTTCTAATATTATAAGTCCACTAGGTATTATGGATATGGTTTTCGGTTCCCTTGCAACGCTTATAGCTGCGATTTCAACTTACTATATTGGTAAAAGCAAACTTAAATTCAAAAGAATACTTGCTCCATTACCGGCTGTAGTAGTTAATGCCATTATTATAGGCATACTGTTAAAGCTTTTATATGTTAATGACATGCCCCTTATAGTTTGTATGCTGCAAGTTGCATGGGGAGAATTAGTCTGCTGTTATGGAATTGGATTGCCTCTTATTTATGTTATTGAGAAGAACTCAATTTTGAGGAATTTTTTTAAATAA